One Stratiformator vulcanicus genomic window, GCAATATCTCGTTCGACGTCGACCGACTCGCTGACGATCACGTTGTAAAGCCGATTCGGGAAGCGAACGGGGCTCGACTCAGGCCCTTTTAAGTTTGGCCGTTCCTTAAATCGAGGCCACTCCAAAGAGACGCCGAACATGATGTTGGTGCCGAAGGCGTCATCGTGCGTGACTTCGCACAATGTCGTCGCCCCGCCCCAGACACCCGCCTCGACACCGGCTTTGACACCGTGAATCGCTGAAGTTTGATCGCTGAAGAAATGATAACTCCCGCCACGAATCTTTAAGAACGTATCGGCATCAGTCTCACCGTAGACTCGAACGGCAATGTCGGTATCGAACCCGGTCATTGCCGCGCCGCTGGTGGTTGTGCGATCGAACAACAAATTCGTCCCGCGGAATCGAAATCCACTATGAACGATTTCGGTGCTGTCAGGAGTGACGATCGGGACATAAAGGTTAGAATTGGCCGTCCATCGACCCACCGCTCCGTCGATGCCGAGTCCGATCTGATGATACAGGTCGCCGGTCGATTGATCGCCGTCGTACCAAAGCGATCCCCCATACCAGGCGTCCGCGGACGGGACGATTCGGCGATATCCCACGCCGACGTTACCGCCGAAACGTGTTTCATTCGTAATAAATCCGCGGACATCGACGTACGACATCGCATTGCCGGCGATGGCGTACGGCATCACTTCGATCGTTGAAATCGATTGATCGCGACCGAAGGTTTCGAACGCGAGATGACGCCCCCGCGCGAGGACGCCCGCCGCCTCGGAACTGTTTGCGGATGATTTTTTCGTGCGACGTGCACGGGACTTCGGCGATTTCTTGCGTTTCGGTTTCTTTTTACTGTCGTTCTTTGAAATCCGCTTTTGCTTAGACTCTTCTTGTGAGGTCGCATCGTCGGCCGCGCTCCGGCTTTCGCTTGAATCGTCCGATTTTCCTTCGGCGGCATAGCCCAATGGCGAATCGAACAGCGATCCGAATACGACGACAACCATTCCGATCGCAAGCGTTTTGACGAAGGCCCGGCGAACGATACTTGATCGCTCGGCGACTTCGATTTCAGACGTCAATGAGCCGATGAGATTCACGCAAACGCTCGGTCTAGTGAAGAAGAATTGCCCGTCGGCTCGCGCCCGGGCATCGCCGCGTTTATTTACGCGGCCTTCTTGCTGGTGTGGAAACTGCCGTCTTCAGCAACGTCTTCGAAGTGAACGCTCATTCGTTTGCTGACTCCCGCCTCTTCCATCGTGACGCCGTACAGCACATCCGCCTCGCACATGCTCGGCTTGCGGTGCGTAATCATGATGAACTGCGTGTCCTTCTTGAATTCTTTTAAGACCCGCACGAATCGCGTGATATTCGCTTCATCGAGCGCGGCGTCGACTTCGTCCAGAATGCAGAACGGACTCGGCTTGCTCTTAAAGATGGCGAGAAGTAATGCCACACAGGTCATTGTTTTCTCACCGCCGGAAAGCAACGAGAGGCTTCTTAATTCTTTACCGGGCGGACGGGCAACGATCTCGATCCCGCATTCAAGCATGTCAGTGACGTCTTCGAGTACGATGTCGCCTTCGCCGCCCCCGAAGAGTTGGCGAAACAAGACTTGAAAGTGACCGCGAATCGAGTCAAACGTTTCTGAAAAGAGCCGTTTCGTTTCTTTGTTAATTCTGCGGATGACATCCTCCAGCGCACGCTTCGCCTCCGTGAGGTCCTGCAATTGCGCGCTGAGGCGGTCATAGCGTTCCTGTAATTCGTCGAGATCGGCGAGACTGTCGGCGTTGACCGAACCCAATGTCTTTAATTTGCGACGCAACCGCTGCACGCGTGCATCAAGTTCTTCACGAACTTCTTCCAGCGTCAGCGAATCGCCGTCATCAATCGCTTCTTCGGCTTCGGACGCGTTCGCCTCGCTTGTTTCGTCGACTTCGGAATCGGGTGATTCAATCGTGTCCAACTCCGACGACTCATCGAGTTCGCTCGCGTGATCGGGTTCGGGCTGACGTTCTTTCAGCAGCAGCTTGACGGCCGACTCATCACTCTCGGCAAGTTCTTCCAATTCCACGCCATACTCTTCGCGGATGCGCTCGCCCATCGTCGAGAGCGACTGTTCGATCTCACGGACCTTTAGTTCTGTCTCGTGAATGCGATCTCCCTGCTCCCGTCGTTCGGCTCTTAATTTTGATTCATCTTTTGCAATCTCAGCGCGACGGGCTTTCAAGCGATCTCGCGCGACGAACTGCTCGCGGACCGACGCATCAAGCTGCTCGCGCTTGGCGAGCGCATCGGACTTCTTCGTGCCCGCATTTAATATTGCGAGTTGTAATTGACTGATTCTTGAAGTCGCCTCGACGAGACGTTCCTCACCCGAGTTAAGTCGATCACGCTGCGCGGCGACATCCCGGTCTACACGTTGGACACCCTCATTGAGTGATGCAAGCCGTTCTTCAGCTTTCGCCAGCGTGAGCAATTCTCCTTTTTGTTGCTCGCGCAGTCGCTCGACCTCATCCGTTTTCTGCGCGATTTGTGCATCAGAAGATCGGTGCAGTTCGAGCGCAGCGGCCAGTTGCGCGCGACATTGTTCGATCGAGCTTTCGGCACGCGATATGGTGGCGGACGCTTGGTTGCGATTCTGGGCGAGGCGTTCGAGTTCGGTCTCGGCTTCGACAGCCGCCGCTTCGACTTCCGTTCTCTTCCGGTCCGATTCAACCGCACTGCGTTTCGCTTCTGCCAGCTGTGTTTCAAACGTGCGCAACTCGATTTCAACTTCTGAAGCGTGTCGATCGGCCTGTCGAAGGGCGTCGGATTGACGGGTCAATTCAGCCTCGGTTCGCCGCAGTTCACGATCATACTGGGCGATTTTGCGGCGTAGTTCGAGCAATTCGGCCCGACGGGAAACGATCGCGACTTCGCCGCGGAGCGTACCCACAATTAAAGAACCGTCGCTCTCGAGCAATTCGCCTTGCAGGGTGACGAATCGCATGCCCCGGCCGTAGCCGGCAGAGAGCGCGAAGGCCGAGTTGAGCGATTCGACGACCCACGTATCGCCGAGCAATCGCTCGGCAAGTCCCTCGAATCGTGGCGTGACCCTAATGAGCGTATCGGCTCGACGAACAACGCCGGGCAAGCCGGCAAGGTCACCGTCTCGTCCGGGAGGGGAGGATGCCCCCGCGGTTCCGACCGGATGCGCTTCGATATAACGGGCTCCCGATAAGCCGGAGTCGTCGTACGCTGAAGGCTGCTGCGAAAGAAAGCCGACGCGTCCTGCGATGCGACTGGAGCGACGGTGCAGATATTCGGCGAGATCGGAAAACCCATCGATCACAATTAATTGAGCCCGACTGCCGAGAGCGACTTCCGCCAGTGGGGCGTCATCGAGTCCGACATCGATTAATTCGGCGACGGTTCCGTGAATACGATTCCAAGGCGCATCGTCAATCGAGCGGGCGCGGTTCAATATTTCCCGCACGCCGATTCCAAGGCCCTCGCCTCGCTGTTCGAAGTCCTCTAAAACGTTGAGCCGCGCTGCCGCGGCGCCGCGTCGTTCGCGAAGCTCGGCGATTTCGTTTTTCAGTCTGCTTCGCCGCTCCGCCACACTCGCCTTGGCGTCGATCGCCTCTTCGATGGCCGCTTTGGCGGCTTCGCAGCGGAGTTCGCATTCGGCGACGTCGGCGCTGAACGTTTTCGCCTCGTTCTTGGCGTGTTCGAGTTGCTCCAGCATCGGGGCAAGCCGCTGTTCGGCTTGGCTGATCGCCAGATCAAGGTCATCACGGCGTTGGGCTGACGTGCGGAGATCGGCTTCGTCCTGCGCAATTTGTTCGCCCAGTTGTGTGCGGCGCGCCTGCGTTTCGTGGAGCGTCTCGCGGAGTTCCGCCAGCTCGCTATCAAGGTTGAAGAGGCTTGCTTCCTGAGCCTGAGTCCGGCTGCGAAGCGTCTCGAATTGCTCGCGGGCATTCTCGAGTACTTCGCGATTGTGTGCCCGTTCCGTCTCGGCTTCACGCAGCGAGTCGGACGACGTGACGACGCGGCCGCGAGCGCGGATCAGATCCTGCTCGGCATCGGCAGCCCGTTCGGTCAATTGCGCAACGGTTGTCGCGGCTTCGGCGAACTGAGTTTCGAACACCGAACGCTGACGCTCGACGCCCCGGAGGTCATCATCGGCTGCGGCGAGTTCTTCTTCGAGCGCGGTGAGGCGATCTTCGAGTTCCTGCTGCCGCTGCTGAACTTCACTTTGCCGGGCCCGATCAACCGCCAGCTTCTCGCGAAGTTCTGCGACGCGGCGTGTTCCGTCGCGATATTCGTCCGCTGCAAAGCCGTGCCACCAGTGACGCAACTCTTCGGAAATCTCGCGAAACTTTGCCGCTTTCGCTGCTTGGGTTCTTGTCGCATGAAGCTGTGCTTCGACTTCATCGACGATGTCGGTCAGGCGGGCGAGATTTTGTTCGACCCGCTCCAATTTGCGTTCCGCGTCGATGCGTTTGAGCTTGTAGCGTCCGACGCCCGCGGCTTCTTCGAACACGGCCCGCCGACCGACGGCGTTGGCCTGCAGCAATTGATCGACGCGCCCCTGCTCGATGATCGCGTAAGCGCTTGCGCCCGCGCCTGTCCCGGAAAATATCTCGCGAACATCTTTGAGCCGGGCCACTTGCCCGTCGACCAGATATTCCGAATCACCGTTCCGCCACAGGCGCCGACCGATCGCAACCTGTTTGCCCATATCGGGCAAAAAGCCGGACGCGTTGTCGAACGTGAGAACCGCTTCGCACAGATTGGCCGGTTTGCGTCCGCCGGAGCCATTAAAAATGACATCCGTCATATCTTTGCCGCGGAGGCTCTTCGGGCTTTGGTCGCCCAAAATCCATTTGAGCGCGTCGACGACGTTGCTCTTACCGCTTCCATTCGGTCCGACGACGGCCGTCAGGCCCGGGGCGAACCGGAAGACGGTCCGATCGGCGAAGCTTTTGAAGCCGTGTAGGTCGAGAGTTTCGAGCATGGAAGACGCGCTCGCGTCGAGGCGGGTATCGGCAGCGGGAAGACTTTAAACAGGTCGAACGCGGAACGAGCTATTCCGATTCATCCTGTGGTGGCAACTCGGGTTCGGACTGTGTCGGAACACCACCGCCACCCAGACCCGGTATGCGGGGCAACGAGGGCAATGAGAAGCTGGGCAGCCGAAAACTCGACGACTGCGATGGGGCATCCGGGTAGTCGCCGCTCGACTCGCCTTCGTCATCGGTTTCAGGAATGTCGGAAGCCTTCGACGTGTTCGAATTACCGGAGACGTATTCGTCGAGCACTTCCGCAACGCGGTCGTTCGCTTCGGGAGAACTCGACTCCGCTTCATCGTCGGCCGCGTCAATGTCGTCGGGTCGGTCGTCAACACGATCGTCGTTGCGGTCGTCATCGGCGTCCGGCTTCCCGTCACGCGTTTCGCCGAGGTCGAGGAACATCTCTTCGGCCGCGTCATCGATTTCGTCGGTCTGCTCCGATGCTTCGCCATCGACCGGGAACAGGTTCGGCGATGTTCCTTCGCTGCCGACCCGCGTTTGCCGCGGGCCGCCAATGAACTCGCCGCCGCCGGAGCGATAGTAAAGCCGTCCGGCTTTCGGCAGTTCGTCGACGGCGATCGCACCGGGAAGGTTGCCCTGTCGATCGGCCTGCGCGAGCAGCGCGGCGATATCCGGATAGGACGCACCTAAGCTGTCGCACGCCCGGATGATGTCGGCAACATTTGCCGAAACAATTTCTTTCTGGTCGGGCCGACCGACTTGGAATCGGCTGACCGAAACCTGGCTGCTGCCCGGAGGCGCGGACACGATGATGTGGTTGCCGGCACGCAAAGCCAGCGGCAGTTTCATTTGCTGATCTGCCCCGAACAGCACGACTTCCGCCCGCGTTCGATGCGTGAGGTGAATCAGCGAAGGCCCGTCGACAGGCAATACGTGCAAGCGGTACGACGGCTCCTCACCCAAATCCGGCTTGCGACCGCCGAACATCGGCTCCCCTCGCACGAGGGGATCGTCCGCATTGATTGCGGTGAGTGCTCGGAACGCCCCGTATCGGGTCTCCGCGCTCGACTCGGACAGCAGATCGCGAAGAAGCATGCTCGCTTCCGCTTCCTTACTGACGGACAGAGCGGTCAGAGCAAAAATTCGGAAGGCCGGTTCACTCCGAGCCGCCTCGGCCAAAGTTTTGAGCCCCTCGGAATTTTCGAGGTAGACCAATGCGCTGGCCGCGTAAAACCGAACTTCGAGGCTTTCGTGATCGAGAGCATCGAGCAGAATCGGAATGGCTTCCTCGCCGATCGCTTCGAGCTGCAGCGATGCTTCGGCGCTGGTCTCGGAGACTTGCATCATTTCGTCAAGTTTTCTGAGACGGACACGCCGAGCGATCGTTGATTCCTTGAACGCGATGGCGCGAATGACCTGCAGGAAGCGGGCATAGTTGCGCTCATAAAGCGGGTGCAGCGCCACTTGGACTCGTTGATCAGTTTTTGCTTCGGCCAATGGTTTCTTCAGGCCGTGCTCATCGGGCGCGTGAAAGCGTTTTCCGATCCGGTGCGCCACTCGCTGAGAATTACGAAACGTGCGATATTCGTTTCGAAGGAAGACCGAAAGCGCTCGGTCGATCTTTGACGTACCGCCCCCGACGATTCGGCCGCGACGCAGAACGCCCGCCAGATCAATATCGTCGCCGCCGACACCGGTCGAAATGAGAACCGGCCCGGTGGCCAGTGCCATCTCGTGTCCCTTGCCGGTCCGGCCTTCCTGAGTTTTTTGTGCCTCGTACAAGTGCGAGACCAACAGTGTGCCGCCGGCGAGGCTTCTCGCCGAGCTATTGGGCGGTAGCCGAACTTCGATATCGAAGTTCTCTCCCTTGCGAATGAGCGGGGGCAGAAACCCACTGACCACGACAAGGGCCGTGTTCGGCGAACGGAGAATTCGGTTCGGTGATTCGATTTCGCGTCGTTTCATCTCGGTCATCAATGCCGTTCGAAGTCTCGACGGCGGCGGATCATCGCCCGTTCCGTCCAGATTGACGACCAGTCCGACACCGGCGACGAAGACCGGCGAGAGGCCCGCAATCGACGTGTATTCCCCGATCAGCGGCGTATCGGTCGCCGTGTCGACCTCACCGAGAATCTCCTCAGCGGAGACCGGTTCGGCAGCCGGCTTCATCCACGGTAGTTCCGACGGTTTCGGCGGTGTGGCCCATTCCAGAGCCGACAGGCCGATCGTCGTACATCCGGTGACAAGAACGAGCGGCAGCCCGATCGCAAACCGAATTGAGCTGCATAGTCGGAGAACGCGCATGATAGGTAGCTCCTCCACTGCGCCGGTGCCGAGTGCGAGAAGCGCACATCGAACGACGAAGCGGACGGACCGGAAAGGCCGCGTGACAGTCGAAAGGAAATTAGGGAGTCTTCGGAGAGAGGAGCCGAAAAGTAGTTCGCGCCCGCAGGACCGGTCAAGGTGAGACAGCCGGTTCAGATTCGACAAAGAAATAAATACAATCGGGCCGGAAAGCGGTCGTCGGTAAGCCGCGCGTGTTCTCGATGTGCTTCGAAAAGATAGCGGATCGACCGAGTTGCCAAATCCGCTTACTTCGTGCGCGGCTTGTCGCAAGGGCGTTGAATTCACTCGCCAAATTTCAGCCACGCTTTGCCGCCGCGGCCTCGTTCTTCCGACTTTTTCACGGCTTCCCTGATTTCGGTCATTGAAAACGACTGACCGACATCGCTTTGGATGATGCCCTCGCCGAGCAGCTTCGACACCTTGCGGATGACGCTGAGCCGTCCCCACAAGCTTTGCGATTCCATCCAGCGAGCCAACCAGAAACCCTCGACCTTCGACCCGTGAGTTAACAGGTCGCGTGCATTGACCGAAATGGGTTCGCCCGCGAGCGTTCCATAGGCAAGGAGCCTTCCGCCGTCACCCAACGCTTTGAGAAGGGCCGTTCCGGTCGCACCACCGACCGGGTCGATGGCGAACCGGACGGGCTTGCCATCGACCGCCGCCACGGCCTGTTCAGGGAACCCGTCGGGGTCGTCGTGAGCTCCGTCAAATACGATGACGGCATCGCCGCCGAGCTCGCGCAATTCTTCAGCCTGCTCGTCCCGTCGCACGACGTTGAGAGTTCGGAATCCATAGTGTTTGCCGAGCGCAATGATCATCCGCCCGAGCGATGACCCGGCCGCCGATTGGAGCAGCCATTCGCCCTGTGAAACGCCGAGGACCTGCCGCGACATGACATAGGCCGTTGCCGGATTGACGAAAAACATCGCCGCCTGAGCGAGTGGCAAATCTGTCGGGATCGGGACGGCCCGCTTAGCCGGGACCGTTGCATACTCGGCCCAGTTCCCGCCGGAGCCGTTTAAGACGGCGACTCGTTTTCCGGAGAGAAATTTCCCGTACAGTCCGGCATTGGACGACTCGACGATTCCGACACCTTCGTATCCGGGTGTGGCCGGAAGTTCGGGCTTTAACGCGTAGGTACCGCGAACGGTCATCAGGTCGGACGGATTGATCGGCGATGCCAGCATCCGGACCAGCACGGACCCCTCGCTCGGCTCCGGCGTCGGCACGTCGCGGACCTCAAGCACATCGGCCGGTTCCCCGAACCGATCAAAGCTCACAGCTTTCATCCCGCTCTCCCGATGCACTGTCGCATCTCTAATTCGCTCAACAATAGTCCGCCGCCCACTGCCGTCCGACCTTAACATGCTCATTCAAATTTCGCGAAAAGCCCTCGCTCTGAGAATAGAAGCTGCCATTGCACCAGAATCATATTCCACTTAGGTTTCCGCCCCCTTCTGGCTACTCCCCCAAATCACTTTCCGATTCTTCACCCGTTGACTGTGGTTGGTCCAAAGGATCGCCGCGAAGTCCTGAGGGTTTCCTGATGTCGAACATTCGCCGAGTTTTGATCCCCGCGTTGGGGCTATTCGCGCTGTTCTCGTTCGGCTTGCCCGGTCGAGCCACGGCGCAGGAATTTCGCATCGTCACGGTCGTTTATCGAGCCGGCGATGCCAATCCCGTGTCGCGGAGCCTCACGCTGTTTCGTGGGGGCAAGGTCTACGACTATGTCGGCTCTGCGGACGAAGTCGTCGTTTTCGAGTCGTCGCGAAACGAATTTCTGATCCTCAATGCCCGCCAAGGTCTTGTCACCACCGTCGAGCAGGAGCAGATTCGCCAGCGATTGGGCCACGTTCGCGACGAGACCGAACAATATGCCGCCGAGTTAATTCAGCAATCCCGGCCCGATGCGCGACGCCAGGTCGAGCTGCTGTCGTTTCAACTCGCCCCGAAATTCGACGAGCACTTCGATGATAAGAACGGCCGACTCCAGCTCATCGGCGACCGCGTCTCGTACACGTTTACGGGTCGTCAACTGGAGGATGCCCGGCTCACGCAGGCCTATCTCGGCTATGCCGATTGGGTCTCTCGGCTGAATTTCCTGCTGCACCCCACGCCGCTACTGCCGGACGTGCGGGTCGAAGCCAACAAGGCTCTCAGACGCTACGATCTTTTCCCGCTGCGTGTTGAACTGCAGGCCGATTTCGAAGAACCGCTGTCACTTTCGGCCGAGCACGCCTTGGAACACGGGCTCAAGAAGAGCGATCGCTCTATGATTCACCAGTGGGAGCTGTTGCTGAAGAGTCCGCGGGTCAAACATGTGACGTTTCGCGAATACCAGCGATTGACCCTCGGCGCCAGCGACCGTTCCTGACACCGATCAGTGGCTGCGGAAACGATTCGAACAAGCAGATTCGATCAAACAGGTTCGATCAAACAGGTTTGATCTATCGTCGACAGGGTGGCACTTCGTGACACTTCCGGCACAATGATCCGGCAAAGCGTATAACCGTCCGCCGCCGGAGGAGCTGTTGACTCCCTCTCCGCTGATCTATCTGTCTGCCGTCGTTGTCTTCGGGATCGCCGCGCAATGGCTCGCGTGGCGGTTGAAACTGCCGGCGATCTTGCTCCTGTTGGCTGTCGGATTCGCATTCGGCCAATGGTTGCCGGTCGACAAGTACATTGAACCGGAACTACTCTTTCCCGCCGTCTCGCTCGCTGTTGCGGTGATCTTGTTCGAAGGCGGATTGACGCTCCGGTTTCGCGAACTGCGGTCGACCGGCGGAAGCGTGTGGCGGCTCGTCACGATCGGATGCCTTATCACAGGCGTCCTCGGAGCGCTGGCCGCGCGGTTTTTGATCTTCGACGCATGGCCGATCGCCATTCTGGCCGGTGCTATTTTCACGGTCACCGGACCGACGGTTGTGATCCCTTTACTGCGAGCGATCCGCCCGAGCGGGCGCATTTCGAAGATCGCCAAGTGGGAAGGCATCGTCATCGACCCCATCGGCGCCATGCTCGCCGTGCTCGTATTCGAGGCCATCAAATCGGCGGGAGTCGGTGCCGCCGCCGCAACAGTTGCCTACGAGTTGGTGGAAGTTCTGGCGACCGGACTGATCGTGGGGGGAGGCGTGGCCTTTCTCCTAATCATCCTCTTTGAACAGAATTGGATTCCCGACTTTCTGGATGCGCCAGTCCTGCTCGCGTCGGTCCTCGGCGTTTTCGCTGCGAGCTACATGATCACCGGCCAGGCCGAGTCCGGGCTGGTCACGGTGACGGTCATGGGCATCGTGCTCGCCAACCAACGCCGCGTCGAAATCGAGCACCTGATCAAATTTAAGGAAAGCCTCGGCGTCCTACTGATCTCAGTCCTGTTCATACTGCTGTCCGGCCGGATCAGCCCGACCGATATCTCTCAGTTGGGGGCAAACGGATTCCTGTTTCTGGTCGTGCTCATCCTGCTCGTCCGGCCGCTTTCCGTATTTGCGGCAACGCTCGGGACGAAGATCAATTGGAAGGAGCGCACGTTTCTCGCGTGGTTGGCCCCTCGCGGGATCGTCGCCGCCGCAGTCGCAAGTGTTTTCGTTCTCGAACTCGAACACGTGCTCGACGATCCCGGCCAACTCGGCCTGTCCGCGGACTATGCCGAACTTCTCAAGAGCGACACCCAATTGCTCGTCCCACTGACATTCCTCGTGATCATCGCGACGGTGGCGACATACGGACTGACGGCGGGGGCATTGGCCCTGCGGCTCGGCCTCGCCGATCAGAATCCTCAAGGTCTGCTCATCGCCGGAGCCGGTCCCTTCGCGCGGGCAGCGGCCAGAGCTGTGCGTAAGGAGGGCTTTCAAGTGCTACTCGTCGATTCCAATCGCGAGAACATCCGAGCAGCCCGGATGGACGACCTACCCTGTCGGCATGGAAATATCTTATCGGAAACGTTGCAGGACGATCTCGATCTGTCCGGACTTGGGCGGTTTCTAGCATTGACGCCGAATGACGAAGTGAATTCGTTAGCCGTGATCGCAATGCGTAACGTGTTCGGACGCGCGGGCGTCTTTCAATTACCCGTGAATAAAGTGCGACTGACGCAAGAGGGCCGCGAGGATGCCGCCCCGGTCGAAGGCCGCAGGCTGTTCGACGACGGCTTAACGTTCTCGGAGCTGAACCGTCGCGTCGTTTCTGAAGAGGGCGTCATTAAGAAAACGATGCTGACCGAAGAGTTCGACTTTGCCGCGTTTCTGCGTCAGCACGGGGCCAGCGCTATCGTGCTCTTTATCCTGTTGGCGAAATCGAAATCTCTCTCCGTCAAAGTGGCCGGAGAGACTCAGCCGCCGCAGCAGGGGCAGAAAATTATCAGCTTGGTGTCGTCGACTCCGCCCGAAGAACAAGAGAATTTAGACGAGCCTCTTGAGTAGCGACCAAACATAGTGGGCCTCGGTAATCCTTTAGGGGACCGACACTTCCAGCCCGATAATGCGAAATCGGGCGGATACTCTCTTGAAAGTCGAACCGGCGCTTTTCCCAGCGTTTTCCGACTGATACCGCATTGATAGACACCGTCGTCACGCTCAAGCGCCTTGCATGGCTGACCGCAATGAGTAGGGTCTAACGTCTCAGAAGACGAACTCATTAATTTTTCGTCAGTCAAAAAGAATCGACGCCATGAAGCGTTACAGAATCAAATTTCCGCCGAGCGATGCGAATGAACTCGGGCAGGACCAGGCCTTCTTCTATTTGAATGAAGACCCGGCTTCTGAAGATTTTATTAAGCTTCGCTTTCACGATTACGCCGAGATTTACAATCGACCCGGGCTTTACGAGCAAATTTTCTACGACCGCCTGCGTTGCTCCTCCCCCAAAGTCGTCGGAGAGTTGCTGCGGCAAACCGTCGAGTGGAATGGCGAGCAATTCTCGGAGCGCCGCGTGCTCGACTTGGGAGCCGGTAACGGCATCATGGGTGAAACTCTTAAGGGCTATGGAGTCGCCCGATTGGTGGGCGCCGACATTATTCCCGAAGCTCGCAATGCCGCGTGGCGTGACCGACCGTTCGTGTACGACGACTACATCGTCGCCGACTTCACAAACCTCGACGACAAGAAGACCGAGGAAATCAATGAGTGGTCTTTCGACTGCCTGACCTGTGTCGCCGCCCTCGGCTTCGGCGACATTCCGACGAGAGCATTCCTGCAGGCACTCGACTTCGTCAAAGTCGGCGGTTGGGCCGCGTTCAATATCAAAGACACGTTTCTCGACAACAGCGACAAATCGGGCTTTTCGAGACTGATTCGCGAACTGATCTTCTCCGAGTATCTCGATATCCATCTGCTGCAGCGATACCGTCACCGCCTGTCGATGGACGGCTACCCGCTGTTCTACTACGCAATGATCGTCGGGAAGAGCGCTGATATCCCGAAAGACTTCCTGCGGACACACGAGATCGACGTTTAGTGTGCGAGAGCGCTAAATAAGCCCGCAGCGCATGCAAGGGACACCACGGAGAGGCTTCCACTCATCGCCAATCGTCCTACGCTACTTTGGTAATGAGCTGCCACCGCGTTTTCTGAATCGATATTGAGGTCGATGCCTGACAAAGCATGACAAAAACAAAGCCCCGCCGGGCGAGCCCGGCGGGGCTTATTCAATGGCTTTGATCGAGTGAGTTCGAGTCCTGATCGGCGACACAGTGTATTGGCTTCCCGACTTTTCTCTGTTGGCGATTGCTCGCCGCGAGAGAAATTTCAGGTCGCATGACCCTTCGGTTTTTGACCCCGAAGGGTGATCGTTCCTTAGAAAGGAGGTGATCCAGCCGCAGGTTCCCCTACGGCTACCTTGTTACGACTTAGTCCCAATCACGGAGGTCACCTTCGGCGCCTGCCCCCTAATGGTTGGCTCGGCGACTTCGGGTGCCCCCCGCTTTCGTGGCTTGACGGGCGGTGTGTACAAGGCTCAGGAACACATTCACCGCAGCAATGCTGATCTGCGATTACTAGCGATTCCAGCTTCATGCAGGCGAATTGCAGCCTGCAATCCGAACTGAGGGACGCTTTTTGGGGTTCGCTCCGCCTCGCGGCTTGGCAGCCCTTTGTACGCCCCATTGTAGCACGTGTGCAGCCCTAGGCATAAAGGCCATGATGACTTGACGTCGTCCCCGCCTTCCTCCGGCTTGACGCCGGCGGTCTCTTCAGAGTCCCCAACTGAATGCTGGCAACTGAAGACAAGGGTTTCGCTCGTTCAGCGACTTAACGCGACACCTCACGGCACGAGCTGACGACAGCCATGCAGCACCTGTGCACGTTCCACCCGAAGGCGTTACTTCCCTTTCAGGAAGCTAATCCGTGCATGTCAAACCTAGGATAAGGTTCTTCGCGTTGCCTCAAATTAAGCCACATGCTCCACCGCTTGTGTGAGCCCCCGTCAATTCCTTTGAGTTTCAG contains:
- a CDS encoding zinc-dependent alcohol dehydrogenase family protein encodes the protein MKAVSFDRFGEPADVLEVRDVPTPEPSEGSVLVRMLASPINPSDLMTVRGTYALKPELPATPGYEGVGIVESSNAGLYGKFLSGKRVAVLNGSGGNWAEYATVPAKRAVPIPTDLPLAQAAMFFVNPATAYVMSRQVLGVSQGEWLLQSAAGSSLGRMIIALGKHYGFRTLNVVRRDEQAEELRELGGDAVIVFDGAHDDPDGFPEQAVAAVDGKPVRFAIDPVGGATGTALLKALGDGGRLLAYGTLAGEPISVNARDLLTHGSKVEGFWLARWMESQSLWGRLSVIRKVSKLLGEGIIQSDVGQSFSMTEIREAVKKSEERGRGGKAWLKFGE
- a CDS encoding cation:proton antiporter — its product is MTPSPLIYLSAVVVFGIAAQWLAWRLKLPAILLLLAVGFAFGQWLPVDKYIEPELLFPAVSLAVAVILFEGGLTLRFRELRSTGGSVWRLVTIGCLITGVLGALAARFLIFDAWPIAILAGAIFTVTGPTVVIPLLRAIRPSGRISKIAKWEGIVIDPIGAMLAVLVFEAIKSAGVGAAAATVAYELVEVLATGLIVGGGVAFLLIILFEQNWIPDFLDAPVLLASVLGVFAASYMITGQAESGLVTVTVMGIVLANQRRVEIEHLIKFKESLGVLLISVLFILLSGRISPTDISQLGANGFLFLVVLILLVRPLSVFAATLGTKINWKERTFLAWLAPRGIVAAAVASVFVLELEHVLDDPGQLGLSADYAELLKSDTQLLVPLTFLVIIATVATYGLTAGALALRLGLADQNPQGLLIAGAGPFARAAARAVRKEGFQVLLVDSNRENIRAARMDDLPCRHGNILSETLQDDLDLSGLGRFLALTPNDEVNSLAVIAMRNVFGRAGVFQLPVNKVRLTQEGREDAAPVEGRRLFDDGLTFSELNRRVVSEEGVIKKTMLTEEFDFAAFLRQHGASAIVLFILLAKSKSLSVKVAGETQPPQQGQKIISLVSSTPPEEQENLDEPLE
- a CDS encoding class I SAM-dependent DNA methyltransferase, which produces MKRYRIKFPPSDANELGQDQAFFYLNEDPASEDFIKLRFHDYAEIYNRPGLYEQIFYDRLRCSSPKVVGELLRQTVEWNGEQFSERRVLDLGAGNGIMGETLKGYGVARLVGADIIPEARNAAWRDRPFVYDDYIVADFTNLDDKKTEEINEWSFDCLTCVAALGFGDIPTRAFLQALDFVKVGGWAAFNIKDTFLDNSDKSGFSRLIRELIFSEYLDIHLLQRYRHRLSMDGYPLFYYAMIVGKSADIPKDFLRTHEIDV